Proteins found in one Gadus macrocephalus chromosome 23, ASM3116895v1 genomic segment:
- the ppp1r3g gene encoding protein phosphatase 1 regulatory subunit 3G, whose product MSSEDALLQPNGAGQPPPFAPGPSSSMKAAGGHGDGGGDMAGGGWREEAEDGDEWEDDLDSYQLEKRMNDRRRAKSLPASFFEEDIPSNGEGRKRVKFADSIGLNLASVKHFNTLEDPQVPTKVLSRLNSYPQHQQDLLGVGELFQSALTMDRLVRCFPQPAESSGFETRVRDQRVCLEKITITQFDVRGQIRVGATFPNQEVGVRYTFNDWLSHVDAQAQGLAADPQRPALVGERFTFTMYTPPFLDPSSSVSFAVYLQCDEGVFWDNNEGKNYTLKHHCFPSCAAPYVSAAFHAT is encoded by the coding sequence ATGTCCAGCGAAGACGCACTTCTCCAGCCGAACGGCGCAGGACAGCCGCCGCCGTTTGCCCCGGGACCGAGCTCTTCCATGAAGGCTGCAGGGGGGCAcggggatggaggaggtgacatggctggaggagggtggagagaagAGGCAGAAGACGGCGACGAGTGGGAAGACGACCTGGACTCGTATCAGCTGGAGAAGCGCATGAATGACCGAAGAAGAGCCAAGTCTTTACCCGCCAGCTTCTTCGAGGAGGACATCCCCTCGAACGGCGAGGGGAGGAAGCGGGTCAAGTTCGCCGACTCCATCGGTCTGAACCTGGCCAGCGTCAAGCACTTTAACACGCTCGAAGACCCCCAAGTCCCCACCAAAGTGCTGTCGAGGTTGAACAGCTACCCGCAGCACCAGCAGGACCTCCTTGGGGTCGGCGAACTGTTCCAGTCGGCCCTCACCATGGACCGCCTGGTCCGGTGCTTCCCGCAGCCGGCGGAGTCGAGCGGGTTCGAGACCAGGGTTCGAGACCAGCGGGTCTGTCTCGAGAAGATCACCATCACCCAGTTTGACGTGCGGGGGCAGATCCGAGTGGGCGCCACGTTTCCCAACCAGGAGGTCGGTGTGAGATACACGTTCAACGACTGGCTCTCCCACGTGGACGCACAGGCCCAGGGCCTGGCCGCGGATCCACAGAGGCCAGCTTTGGTCGGGGAGCGTTTTACCTTCACCATGTACACACCGCCCTTCCTAGACCCCAGTTCCTCAGTCAGTTTCGCCGTATACCTACAGTGTGACGAGGGTGTTTTTTGGGACAACAACGAAGGGAAGAACTACACTCTCAAGCACCACTGTTTCCCGAGCTGCGCGGCGCCTTACGTCAGCGCGGCCTTCCACGCCACCTGA
- the LOC132452157 gene encoding cytochrome b5 produces MGGKTENEQEAVKYYRLSEIEEQNTFKSTWIIINNNVYDVTKFLEEHPGGEEVLREQAGGDATESFEDVGHSTDAREMAADMKIGELHPEDREKIVKPQDPYLNVATVQTSSWTSWLIPLLAALAATLLYRTCTAEQQ; encoded by the exons ATGGGGGGAAAGACGGAAAACGAGCAAGAGGCTGTCAAATACTACCGACTGTCAGAGATCGAGGAGCAGAATACCTTCAAATCAACATGGATTATCATCAACAATAATGTGTACGATGTCACCAAGTTTCTGGAGGAG CACCCtgggggtgaggaggttctgaggGAGCAGGCGGGCGGGGACGCCACCGAGAGCTTCGAGGACGTTGGCCATTCGACCGACGCCAGGGAAATGGCGGCCGACATGAAGATTGGAGAGCTGCACCCG GAGGACAGAGAAAAGATCGTTAAACCACAG GACCCATATCTGAACGTAGCCACCGTGCAAACGAG TTCCTGGACTAGCTGGTTGATCCCCCTCCTGGCGGCACTGGCTGCCACCCTGCTGTACCGCACGTGTACCGCAGAGCAGCAGTGA